The Streptomyces sp. NBC_00483 genome contains the following window.
GGACGCCGTGCCGGGTGCCGAGGCCTGCCCACTTGCCGAGGTGGTAGACGTCGACCTCGCCGGTGTGCCGGGTCATGGCCTCGGCGAAGCGGAAGATGTCGGCGCGGCCCGAGCGCAGATACGCGAACCAGAGCCAGATGTCCGGCGACAGCTCGGAGTTGTCCCACGCGTAGCCGCCGACGTCGTAGCGCCACTGGTGGCGCGCCGGATCGTAGGAGTGCATCACATCGCCGTAGTCCCAGAAGCCGTACCAACGGCGCATCTCCACCTGGTCCTTGTAGTAGGTGAAGAGGAAGTCGAGGTGGTCCTCGATCTTGGCCTTGGCGGGGGTGGAGCGGTCGGGCTCGGAGTAGAGGCCGGGTCCGAGGACCTTCGACTTGATCAGCTGCTTGGGCGGGGCGGCCAGCTGCGGCAGCACGCGCACGGCCTCTACCTGCTGGGCGAACGCCTCGGGCTTCGGTGTCGCGTCGTTCGCCCAGAACATCAGCTCGCTGGTGCGGGCGATGCCGTAGGGGGTGCCGAACTCGGGTTCGTAGTCCTCGTACGTGATGTTGAGGCCTTCGAGCTGCTCCGCGTACGTGTCCTGGCCCATGCCGTCGTGGTAGAAGCGCAGGTCCATGGGCTGGGCCTCGGGCGACCAGAGCCAGAGGGTGACCTCGGCCTCGTCGGTCTGCGCGCCTCGGATGTCGAGGCCGGCCGGGTGCTTCTCCCAGAAGTCGCGGAGCCCGAAGGAGAGTCCGCCGCTCGCGCCGCCGACGTAGCCGAATCCGCTGGCCCGGCGGCCACCGCCGGCGCCGATCCAGCCGTGCCCCTTCTTCGTGCGCTTCTTGAGGGTGAATCCGTCCGCGGACAGCTGGGAGAGGGAGTAGTCGCCCCACTCGGGGATGTACTGGAGGCGGGTCGTGACGCGCTGGTCCCAGGTCGAGGGGTCGGGCAGCTTCTCGCCGGCGAACTGCGCCGCCTGCACGGCCGCTCCCGGGTCGCGGCGCAGGCCCGTGATGCCCTGGACCGCCTCCCGCAGCATGCCGGTGCCCTCCCCGCCGATCCGGATGTGCCGGTCGTACGCCTTGTCGCGCATCGGCACGGTGAACCGGACGCCGAGCCCGCGGATGAAGTCCCCGGAGGCCTTGCCGGGCTCCTGGGTGCCGTCGTACGTGATGGTGTGCACCATGCGGAACGATTCGGCGCCCGCGTAGAAGTAGAACCGGATGGAGTACGGGAGCCAACTCCGGCTGCCCTTGCGGTGCTTGCCGTCGATGCGGACGACGGCGCGGACCGGGCCCTCCTGCTCGACCTTCGTCTCCTCGATGACGGACTCGAACCGCTCGTACTTCTGCGTGCCCTGGTCGCCGTCCTCGATCTCGCCTTGGCGCAGGAGGACGAGCCGACCGTCCTTGGCGATCTCGGTGGAGCCGCGGGTGACGGACTTGACCAGGCTCGATCCGCTCTTGCCGAGCTTGGCGACGACGACGCCGGTGTCGACGGTGACGACTCCGCCGCTCGTCGAGACGCTCACCTTCTTGTCGGGCGCCGCGGCGCTCCCTGCCTTCAGCGAGAGCTTCCCGTTTCCGGCGCCGGGGCCGACGGCGTGCGCGGTCCACTTCAGCGAGCCGTCGGGCCACTGGGCGAGCGGCCAGGTCTGGACGGGGACCTGCTTGCCGTCCTCCGTGGTGAGGGCGAACTCCTGCCCCTTCTCGTACGCGCCCTTGGGCCAGGGCACGCCGACGGTGGAGCCGGGGGCCGCGCCGAGCCCGCCGTCCTCCAGCCAGCCGAGCGTGACCGGGTCGGCCTCTGCGGGTGCGGCGGCCGGCGCGGCCTTCGCCTCCTTGCCGCCGAGTGCCCAGCTGAACTGCGCGGCGGCGCCGGCGACCGCGGCGGCCTTGAGGAGGGACCTGCGGGGAATGGGGGACATCGTCGTTCCTTTCCGTGCATGCCAAACGTGCTGTACGAGAAGGGGGTTGATGGGGTGTTACGTATGACGGATTCGCGTTATACGTATGACGGGAATGCGTTCTACGTATAACGCCGGTTCAGCGGGCGCGGCCGCGTTCCTCCACCGCGACCGCCGCCGCGGCGAGGATGCCGAGCACCGGGACCGCGAGCGGCGCGAGGAACTCCGCGCTGAGGATCACGAGCGCGATCCCGCACACCAGGAGCAGGGACCCGCCGGGTGCCCCTACGGTGCGCCGGGCGGCGTCGCCGAGCAGCGACCGCCAGGACCGGCCCGGCTCCCAGACGGCGGCGGCCCGCAGCACGGTCACGGCACCCGCGATGAGCGCGAAGATGCCGACGGCCGCGGCGAGTTGACCACCCGGGAGCCCGGACCGAGCCACCCGCAGGTCGACCCAGACGGCGACCCAGGCGACCACCCCGGCGAGTCCGACGAGCCAGCCGCGGCGCGCCGCGACACGGACGTCGGCCGCGAACTCCCGCCAGCCGCCGCTCTGTTCACCGATCCGGCGCCGCAAATGCCGGGCCCCCGCGGCGAAGGCGGCCGGGGCAGTGACGACGGGCACGGACGCGAGCGCGATCCACACCCCGGTGAGCAGACACTCGGCGAAGACGGAGAACCCGACGCGCCGCCGCGACTCGACGCGCGCGCCGCCGCGTGCGGCGCTCCGGGCCGCGGCCCTCACTTGAGCCCCGACGTGGCCATGCCGTCGATCAGATACCGCTGGAAGGCCATGAAGAAGGCGATCACCGGGATGAGCGCCATCATCGCCATGGCGATCTGACCGCCGTAGTCGGAGATCCCCTGCTGGTCGCGGAACATCATCAGGCCGAGCGAGACGGTGTATTTGGAGGGCTCGTTGAGGTAGATCAGCGGGCCCATGAAGTCGTTCCAGGCGTTGATGAACGTGAAGATCGCGCTGGTGATCAGGGCGGGCCGGCACAGCGGCAGCACGATCGACCAGTAGATCCGCAGATGGCCGCAGCCGTCGAGCCGCGCCGCCTCGTCCAGTTCCCGTGGAAGCCCGCGCATGAACTGCACCATGAGGAAGACGAAGAACGCCTCCGTCGCCAGGAACTTCCCCGCGAGGAGCGGCACGTACGTGTTGATGAGCTCCAGCTTCTGGAACATCACGTACTGCGGGATGAGCAGCACGTGGTACGGCAGCAGCAGTGTGCCGATCATCAGCGCGAAGAGCAGCTTCCGCCCGCGGAAGGGAATCTTCGCGAAGGCGTACGCGGTGAGCGAGCTGGAGATGACGACGCCGACGACGGCCATGCCCGCGTAGAACAGCGAGTTGGTGAAGAACGTGCTGATGGAGATGCCCGCGATGCCGTCGGCGAGGCCCTTGACGTTGTCGAGGATCGGGTCGGCGGGGAAGAGGTCGAGCGAGCCGACGATCTTCTTGCCGGGCTTGAAGGCGGCGCCGATCACCCAGACGACCGGATAGAGGACGACGCAGAGCACGGCGATCGCGAAGACGTGCCAGACGAGGGATCCTGTGCGCTTGCGCGGGTTGGCGCCACTCTTCAACTCGGGTGTCAGCGTGGTCACTTGACGTCCTCCTCGTAGTGCACCCACTTCTTCTGGGACCAGAACAGGACGACGGTGACGAGCGCGACCGCCAGCAGCAGCATCCAGGCCATGGCGGACGCGAAGCCCATCTGCGACTGCTGGAAGCCCTTTTGGTACAGGTAGCAGGTGTAGACGAGGGTGGCGTCGGCCGGTCCGCAGAACGTGTTGGAGACGACGTACGCGGAGCCGAAGATCTGGAACGAGTGGATCGACTCCAGCAGGACGTTGAAGAAGAGCACCGGAGAGATCATCGGCAGGGTGATGTTCCAGAACCGGCGCAGCGGTCCCGCCCCGTCGACGGCGGCGGCCTCGTACAGCTCGCGCGGCACCTGCTTGAGGCCGGCCAGGAAGATGACCATCGGCGCGCCGAACTGCCAGACGGTGAGCGCCACCAGCGAGTAGAGGATCATGTCCGGGTCGCCGATCCAGCCACCGAGGTTCAGGCCGAGGGAGCCGAGCCCCTTGTCGACGACGGCGTTGTCGGAGAACAGCGCCCGCCAGACGAAGCCGACCGAGACGCTGGCGCCGATCAGCGACGGCGCGTAGAACGCGGCCCGGTACAGCCCCTGGCCGCGGCGGCTCTGGTTGAGCAGCAGCGCGACGCCGAGCGCGAGCAGCAGCTTCAACGGGGTGCCGATGACCACGTACTTGAGCGTGACCTGCACGGACTTCTGCCAGCGCGGGTCGTCGAACATGGCCGTGAAGTTGTCGAACCCGATCCACTTCGGCGCCGCGAACAGGTTGTAGTCCGTAAACGCGTAGTAGAGCGAGGCGATCATCGGCCCCGCCGTGAGCAGTAGGAACCCCGCGAGCCACGGCGACATGAACAGATAGCCGGCGAGGTTGTCGCGCCGTCCCCGCCGCTTTTGTGCGACGGGTCGGACAACGTTCACCTCTTCGGCCAGGACTGTGGCGTCCTTGACGAGCGACATGGTGCTGTTTCCCCTCGGAAACGTAGGGGCTGTCAGGCCTGGAAGGCTGCCTCGGCCTCGCTGAAGAACTGCTTCACCGCTGCCGGGACCTTCTGCTTGGCGTTGGCGACGTCACCGGCGATGCGCAGGAACGCGGCCTCGACGACATCCGCGCCCGACGGGTGCGGCGTGATCTTGCCGAGCACGCCGGCCTTCTCGACATCGCTCTCGTACGCGGCGATGCCCTTGTTGGCCTCGGCGACCGCCTTGTCGGTCTCCGCGCCCGGCTTGTACGCCTCGAACTGATCGTCGGTGGCGAGCACACCCATGTCGTAGCCCATGACCTTGCCGACCTCGGGGTCGTGGACCATGAAGTCGATGAACTTGGCGGCCTGCGCCTGGGCCTCGCACTTGGTGGAGATCGACAGCATCAGCGAGCCGAGGTACTGGCCGGTGTCCTTGCCGTCGGTCGTCGGGATCGGCGCGAGCGCGTAGTCGGAGTCGCCCTCGCCCTCGTAGCGCACCGAGAAGTTGTCCCAGGTGAACTCGGCGCCCGCGAGCCCGGCCGAGAGCCCGGACTTCGGCTTGACCTGCTCGATCTTCTTGGGGTCCGCGACGATCCCGGACTTCACGCGCTTGTAGTAGTCCGACCACCACTGCGTCAGATCGTCCTGGGCGAAGCCGAGTTTGCCGTCCTTGAAGAACGCCTTGCCGTTCTGACGGAGATACAGGTCGTAGAGGTACATGACCCCCGCGTAGCCCGTGTCGCCCGCGATCTT
Protein-coding sequences here:
- a CDS encoding carbohydrate ABC transporter permease, with the protein product MTTLTPELKSGANPRKRTGSLVWHVFAIAVLCVVLYPVVWVIGAAFKPGKKIVGSLDLFPADPILDNVKGLADGIAGISISTFFTNSLFYAGMAVVGVVISSSLTAYAFAKIPFRGRKLLFALMIGTLLLPYHVLLIPQYVMFQKLELINTYVPLLAGKFLATEAFFVFLMVQFMRGLPRELDEAARLDGCGHLRIYWSIVLPLCRPALITSAIFTFINAWNDFMGPLIYLNEPSKYTVSLGLMMFRDQQGISDYGGQIAMAMMALIPVIAFFMAFQRYLIDGMATSGLK
- a CDS encoding carbohydrate ABC transporter permease — protein: MSLVKDATVLAEEVNVVRPVAQKRRGRRDNLAGYLFMSPWLAGFLLLTAGPMIASLYYAFTDYNLFAAPKWIGFDNFTAMFDDPRWQKSVQVTLKYVVIGTPLKLLLALGVALLLNQSRRGQGLYRAAFYAPSLIGASVSVGFVWRALFSDNAVVDKGLGSLGLNLGGWIGDPDMILYSLVALTVWQFGAPMVIFLAGLKQVPRELYEAAAVDGAGPLRRFWNITLPMISPVLFFNVLLESIHSFQIFGSAYVVSNTFCGPADATLVYTCYLYQKGFQQSQMGFASAMAWMLLLAVALVTVVLFWSQKKWVHYEEDVK
- a CDS encoding exo-rhamnogalacturonan lyase family protein; translated protein: MSPIPRRSLLKAAAVAGAAAQFSWALGGKEAKAAPAAAPAEADPVTLGWLEDGGLGAAPGSTVGVPWPKGAYEKGQEFALTTEDGKQVPVQTWPLAQWPDGSLKWTAHAVGPGAGNGKLSLKAGSAAAPDKKVSVSTSGGVVTVDTGVVVAKLGKSGSSLVKSVTRGSTEIAKDGRLVLLRQGEIEDGDQGTQKYERFESVIEETKVEQEGPVRAVVRIDGKHRKGSRSWLPYSIRFYFYAGAESFRMVHTITYDGTQEPGKASGDFIRGLGVRFTVPMRDKAYDRHIRIGGEGTGMLREAVQGITGLRRDPGAAVQAAQFAGEKLPDPSTWDQRVTTRLQYIPEWGDYSLSQLSADGFTLKKRTKKGHGWIGAGGGRRASGFGYVGGASGGLSFGLRDFWEKHPAGLDIRGAQTDEAEVTLWLWSPEAQPMDLRFYHDGMGQDTYAEQLEGLNITYEDYEPEFGTPYGIARTSELMFWANDATPKPEAFAQQVEAVRVLPQLAAPPKQLIKSKVLGPGLYSEPDRSTPAKAKIEDHLDFLFTYYKDQVEMRRWYGFWDYGDVMHSYDPARHQWRYDVGGYAWDNSELSPDIWLWFAYLRSGRADIFRFAEAMTRHTGEVDVYHLGKWAGLGTRHGVQHYADSAKQQRIANTTYRRYYYFLTGDERVGDLMHANVDSDETFLVLDPNRKVRTDTDYKPDPHALSIGFGTDWSGLVSAWLTEWERRGPKWEKAKARVLSTMETIAAQPNGFVQGSGLYDLDTGKFAIADKAVVGVSHLSAVFGLNELCAELIDQVDMPKFEEAYYDYCRYFNATKAEQKARYGSDFGSLILFQGHSRLDAYAAVRTGDDKLAKRAWEKFFKSDGYTEASPWKTEKVDGPVTLVAGTEANWVYTNDTALYGLAAIENLALVGDKMP
- a CDS encoding ABC transporter substrate-binding protein — its product is MLKVAGASVAALGLTAAGCGGDGGSGDAGNADGPATLRFAWWGGEPRAVKIKKAIALFEKKNPKIKIKPEFTDYQAFWEKFQTQASGGNPPDVFLNSVAFLAKYDKRGVLLDLKSQVDAGNLSLKNFRGGVETAGQVSGGKQVAVPVGANTMSLVIDKKAWDKAGVEPKFGWTWDEYFTSLQTIQDKLKIAGDTGYAGVMYLYDLYLRQNGKAFFKDGKLGFAQDDLTQWWSDYYKRVKSGIVADPKKIEQVKPKSGLSAGLAGAEFTWDNFSVRYEGEGDSDYALAPIPTTDGKDTGQYLGSLMLSISTKCEAQAQAAKFIDFMVHDPEVGKVMGYDMGVLATDDQFEAYKPGAETDKAVAEANKGIAAYESDVEKAGVLGKITPHPSGADVVEAAFLRIAGDVANAKQKVPAAVKQFFSEAEAAFQA